The Flaviramulus sp. BrNp1-15 genome has a window encoding:
- a CDS encoding beta-mannanase has product MKINKLIYIIVLALIFSGCKSAQYKKTDRSVDIEQITIEDSKFMKGDKPYYFVGANYWYGPLIGAKNIGDRERLIKELDLMKSVGIDNLRILVGAEGDGGDSRVHPALQPEQGVYNEDLLDGLDFMMAEMRKRNMYAVLYLNNNWIWSGGMSEYLKWNGYGEVPNPFLEQYSWDEYMNYTKQFHSCEPCKEAYYDHLKFIIGRTNTYTGLKYTDDHTVMSWQVANEPRVLVSPDHEEAFAGWLNKTVALIKELDPNHLVSTGTEGKHGFLQDMDMFERLHTNKNIDYLAMHMWPKNWGWYDINNEKETTQLSIKNAYAYMDEHIVVAKRMNKPIVMSEFGFPREKESLSLDASVENRDVFYKAIADRIIESSINKGVLAGLNFWGFAGYAKTNPSTNGKWIHGDDFSADPPQEPQGLNSVFASDVSTLEIIKQANNSITD; this is encoded by the coding sequence ATGAAAATAAACAAGTTAATATATATTATAGTTTTAGCCTTAATTTTTTCAGGTTGTAAAAGTGCACAGTACAAAAAAACAGATCGAAGTGTAGATATTGAGCAAATTACCATAGAAGATTCCAAGTTTATGAAAGGCGATAAACCTTATTATTTTGTTGGAGCAAACTATTGGTATGGTCCATTAATTGGTGCAAAAAATATAGGTGACCGAGAGCGCTTAATTAAGGAGTTAGATTTAATGAAATCTGTTGGAATAGATAATTTACGAATTTTAGTTGGAGCTGAAGGTGATGGCGGAGATTCTAGAGTGCATCCTGCTTTACAGCCAGAACAAGGTGTTTATAACGAAGATTTATTGGATGGTTTAGATTTTATGATGGCAGAAATGCGCAAAAGAAATATGTATGCGGTTTTATATCTTAATAACAATTGGATTTGGTCTGGCGGAATGAGTGAATATTTAAAATGGAATGGTTACGGAGAAGTTCCCAATCCGTTTTTAGAACAATATTCATGGGATGAGTATATGAACTACACCAAACAATTTCATAGTTGCGAACCATGTAAAGAAGCATATTACGACCACCTTAAATTTATTATTGGAAGAACAAATACTTACACAGGTTTAAAATATACTGATGACCATACAGTAATGTCTTGGCAAGTAGCAAACGAACCTAGAGTTTTGGTGTCACCAGATCATGAAGAAGCTTTTGCAGGTTGGTTAAATAAAACCGTAGCTTTAATTAAAGAGTTAGACCCAAATCACCTGGTGTCTACAGGAACCGAAGGGAAACATGGGTTTTTACAAGACATGGATATGTTTGAAAGATTACACACCAATAAAAACATAGATTATCTAGCAATGCATATGTGGCCAAAAAATTGGGGTTGGTATGATATTAATAATGAAAAAGAAACTACGCAATTATCTATTAAAAATGCATACGCATATATGGATGAACATATTGTGGTGGCAAAAAGAATGAATAAACCTATTGTGATGTCAGAATTTGGTTTTCCAAGAGAGAAAGAAAGCTTGTCTTTAGATGCATCAGTTGAAAATAGGGATGTGTTTTATAAAGCTATTGCAGATAGAATTATTGAAAGTTCAATAAATAAAGGTGTTCTAGCCGGTTTGAATTTTTGGGGCTTTGCAGGATATGCTAAAACTAATCCTAGCACCAATGGTAAATGGATTCACGGTGATGATTTTAGTGCAGATCCACCACAAGAACCCCAAGGCTTAAATTCTGTTTTTGCATCAGATGTTTCAACCTTAGAGATTATTAAACAAGCTAATAACAGTATAACTGATTAA